One genomic window of Sardina pilchardus chromosome 15, fSarPil1.1, whole genome shotgun sequence includes the following:
- the dot1l gene encoding histone-lysine N-methyltransferase, H3 lysine-79 specific: MGEKLELKLKSPVGAEAAGYPWPLPVYDKHHDAAHEIIETIRWVCEEIPDLKLAMENYVLIDYDTKSFESMQRLCDKYNRAIDSIHQLWKGTTQPMKLNKRPSNGLLRHILQQVYNHSITDPEKLNNYEPFSPEVYGETSFDLVAQIIDEVELMEDDTFVDLGSGVGQVVLQVAAATNCKHYFGVEKAETPATYAEAMDREFRKWMKWYGKKHGEYTLERGDFLSEEWRDRIANTSVIFVNNFAFGPEVDHQLKERFANMKEGGKIVSSKPFAPLNFRINSRNLSDIGTIMRVVELSPLRGSVSWTGKPVSYYLHTIDRTILENYFSSLKNPKLREEQEAARRRQQKDKDSKSNTTTPTKAREQKQQQQQQDSCGEDERPGLLNTTKPSPKQRRSRLIAKGRKLGNKKRGRPKKAPGAAGATVGAVPGVTTTTQRKNRKGQSALDLLHAKTLSAAPSQDAFRSSQSPFYQLPPKVQHYASSQLLQGPTPPALQQLLDNFKVQYLQFMAYMKTPQYRTNLQQLLEEEKVRHNELSGQAAQLLNVCQTHKDKIKGLFHSKLDELGVKALTLDDLLQAQKEISAHNHQLKEQTRQLERDMSKLRDQSLLLLKARCEELKLDWGSLCMESLLKEKQNLRRQISEKQRHCLELQISIVELEKSQRQQELLQLKSYGSCDGSPYRKSLPGLDQRSSLDPHDGHKLGLGSAVAALNGMSPELSMNGTASPCFERGAKNELLARYLPISPDHELVPPTPDGRMRHQGQPLPDYTRFSPAKIALRRHLNQDSGPLRGFTTHRGDLGAVSSPPLGMKQGSPSSYLGDPQQTRGSERMGKERSPAGGGDTITSLPISIPLSTVHPNKLPVSIPLASVVLPSRAERLRSTPSPVSQGRDPSAGQTNGKQPLTPTSGYSSSSGMVNGGPHSALFSDQDQSAHANPLLALQGRGSPSATGGVLQYADGPPRILPEDGCGGVGESEGEGPDSEAPRRIFFSSSSSSSSSSSSSSRLHQGSAKAGQHHQNNNHHHHHHHSPGAQEGRKRGRRKRGSTGAPSASTSPKRRSFPGLGSTGHPSGSPLNINSMVNNINQPLEISAISSPEQSGRSPCGGDLDQPPVLKRERPLELNGSSRYPSTPSSEDEDSGYPADSSSSRIERKIATISLESRDGRGGEGERGSLGRKSGGSCDVSSSSSTCSSSSSSSSTSKWKSTFSPISDPKPTASDLRQGGSPFRAGASDAEAKASAGQQQQQQRPDPGASTGGSPGLGVPSNLFLSQDPASGRPGGPAACGLPKAKPREWERSVGVSSSSSSSSSSSSLVSQNLFISAATGGVGSILAGKMGASGVGAASGGGGVGVGVVGPGAQYGAQFPLGGASVLQSLFGSQAAMPPVSVAPRLVNGHSSFPSAGLTGGAAGGIFHHTLPASSSAAPFGSVGLGSLLSLSSSSSSTSSSSSSISSSQPRQQQQQQDSSQAKGGGGSGPGLALLALAPTSVSAPQPLPSRTQSVLQTPQALALSLPPPPPLLNVSSSTAATALLLQQHHHHHHRMHASSAPCVSLSSSSSSSSSSSSALVSAAAAAAAANASAALSSSVMSSSSSSRSTFTMHYPPHLAPLPPASGSGSSWRTVGLQAQASASRPR, encoded by the exons gACAAACACCATGATGCTGCGCACGAGATCATCGAGACCATCAG gtgggtgtgtgaggagaTCCCTGATCTTAAGCTCGCCATGGAAAACTATGTTCTCATTGACTACGACACCAAAAG CTTTGAGAGCATGCAGAGATTGTGCGACAAGTACAACCGGGCCATCGACAGCATCCACCAGCTg TGGAAAGGCACCACGCAGCCCATGAAGCTGAACAAGCGGCCGTCGAACGGGCTGCTGCGGCACATCCTGCAGCAGGTGTACAACCACTCCATCACCGACCCCGAGAAGCTCAACAACTACGAGCCCTTCTCGCCCGAGGTGTATGGCGAGACCTCGTTCGACCTGGTGGCGCAGATCATCGACGAGGTGGAGTTGATGGAGGACGACACCTTTGTGGACCTTGGCAGTG GTGTGGGCCAGGTAGTGCTACAGGTTGCCGCGGCGACCAACTGTAAACACTACTTTGGAGTGGAGAAAGCAGAGACCCCTGCCACTTACGCAGAG GCAATGGACAGGGAGTTTAGGAAGTGGATGAAGTGGTATGGGAAGAAGCACGGAGAGTACACG CTAGAAAGGGGGGACTTCCTCTcagaagagtggagagacaggATAGCCAACACAAG TGTTATTTTTGTGAATAACTTTGCCTTCGGTCCGGAGGTGGACCACCAGCTGAAGGAGCGCTTTGCGAACATGAAGGAAG GTGGAAAAATTGTATCCTCAAAACCCTTTGCACCTCTCAACTTTAGAATCAACAGCCGAAACTTGAGTG acattgGCACAATAATGCGAGTGGTGGAGCTTTCCCCCCTTAGGGGCTCGGTGTCCTGGACTGGGAAGCCGGTTTCCTACTATCTCCACACGATAGACCGCACCATA CTTGAAAACTATTTTTCTAGTCTCAAAAATCCTAAACTCAGG GAAGAGCAGGAGGCAGCCAGGCGGCGCCAACAGAAGGACAAGGACAGCAAgagcaacaccaccacccccaccaagGCCCGGGAGCAGAAG cagcagcagcagcagcaggactcGTGCGGGGAGGACGAGCGGCCGGGGCTGCTCAACACCACCAAGCCCTCGCCCAAGCAGCGCCGCTCGCGCCTCATCGCCAAGGGCCGCAAGCTGGGCAACAAGAAGCGCGGCCGGCCCAAGAAGGCCCCCGGCGCGGCCGGAGCCACCGTGGGCGCCGTGCCCggcgtcaccaccaccacccagcgcAAGAACAGGAAGGGCCAGAGCGCCCTGGACCTGCTGCACGCCAAAACGCTGTCCGCCGCGCCATCTCAGG ATGCATTCCGGTCATCTCAGAGCCCCTTCTACCAGCTACCTCCCAAAGTGCAGCACTACGCCTCCAGCCAGCTTCTGCAGGGGCCCACCCCACCGGCCCTCCAGCAGCTGCTGG ATAACTTCAAGGTTCAGTACCTGCAGTTTATGGCCTACATGAAGACTCCTCAGTATCGTACCAACCTGCAGCAGcttctggaggaggagaag gtAAGGCACAATGAGCTGTCTGGTCAGGCGGCGCAGTTGCTGAATGTGTGTCAGACTCATAAAGATAAGATCAAAGGGCTCTTCCATTCAAAACTGGATGAG CTGGGCGTGAAGGCTCTGACGCTGGATGACCTGCTGCAGGCCCAGAAGGAGATCTCTGCCCACAACCACCAGCTCAAGGAGCAGACCCGGCAGCTGGAGCGAGACATGTCCAAGCTGAGGGACCAGAGCCTGCTactg ctgaaggCGCGCTGTGAGGAGCTGAAGCTGGACTGGGGATCTCTGTGCATGGAGAGCCTGCTGAAGGAGAAGCAGAACCTCCGGCGCCAGATCTCTGAGAAACAGCGCCACTGTCTGGAGCTGCAG ATCAGCATCGTGGAGCTGGAGAAGAGCCAGCGGCAGCAGGAGCTGCTTCAGCTCAAGTCCTACGGCTCGTGCGACGGCTCGCCCTACCGCAAGAGCCTGCCCGGCCTGGACCAGAGGTCCTCCCTGGACCCCCACGACGGCCACAAGCTGGGCCTGGGCTCGGCCGTCGCCGCCCTCAACGGCATGAGCCCGGAGCTGTCCATGAACGGCACGGCCTCGCCGTGTTTCGAGCGCGGCGCCAAGAACGAGCTGCTGGCGCGCTACCTGCCCATCTCGCCCGACCACGAGCTGGTGCCCCCCACGCCTGACGGCCGCATGAGGCACCAGGGCCAGCCGCTGCCCGACTACACGCGCTTCTCCCCGGCTAAGATCGCCCTGCGCCGCCACCTGAACCAGGACTCCGGCCCCCTGCGTGGTTTCACCACACACAG gggAGATCTGGGTGCGGTGTCATCTCCTCCATTAGGAATGAAACAGGGCAGCCCCTCCTCCTACCTAGGGGATCCTCAGCAGACCAGGGGCTCAGAGAGG atggggaaggagaggagtcCAGCCGGGGGCGGAGACACAATCACCTCTCTGCCAATCAGCATCCCCCTCAGCACGGTGCACCCGAACAAGCTGCCCGTCAGCATCCCCCTGGCCAGCGTGGTGCTGCCCAGCCGAGCAGAGAGACTG AGGAGCACACCCAGTCCAGTGTCCCAGGGAAGAGACCCCTCCGCTGGACAGACCAATGGCAAGCAGCCTCTCACTCCTACCTCAG ggtaTTCGTCCAGCTCAGGGATGGTGAACGGCGGGCCACACTCAGCGCTGTTCTCTGACCAGGACCAGTCGGCGCACGCCAACCCCCTGCTGGCCCTGCAAGGCCGCGGCTCCCCCAGCGCCACGGGAGGGGTGCTGCAGTACGCCGACGGCCCCCCCAGAATCCTCCCCGAGGACGGCTGCGGCGGCGTGGGCGAGTCGGAGGGCGAGGGCCCGGACAGCGAGGCGCCGCGCCgcatcttcttctcctcctcctcgtcctcttcgtcgtcctcctcctcctcctcacgccTGCACCAAGGCTCGGCCAAGGCCGGCCAGCATCACCagaacaacaaccaccaccaccaccaccaccactcgcCCGGCGCGCAGGAGGGCCGCAAGCGAGGCCGGCGGAAACGCGGCTCCACCGGGGCACCATCTGCATCCACGTCCCCCAAGAGGAGGTCCTTCCCTGGGCTCGGCTCCACCGGACACCCCTCTGGTTCCCCACTCAACATCAATTCAATG GTGAACAACATCAACCAGCCACTGGAGATCTCGGCCATCTCGTCCCCGGAGCAGTCAGGCCGCAGCCCCTGCGGCGGAGACCTGGACCAGCCCCCTGTGCTGAAGAGGGAGCGCCCTCTGGAGCTCAACGGCTCCAGCCgctacccctccacccccagctCAGAGGACGAGGACTCCGGCTACCCCGCcgacagctccagctccag GATTGAAAGGAAGATTGCCACCATTTCCTTGGAAAGTagagatgggagaggaggggagggtgagagag GCTCTCTGGGCCGTAAATCAGGGGGCAGCTGCGacgtctcctcttcctcttccacttgctcctcctcctcgtcctcctcatcgACCAGCAAGTGGAAGTCCACCTTCTCCCCCATCTCCGACCCCAAGCCCACGGCCTCGGACCTCCGGCAGGGCGGCTCGCCGTTCCGAGCGGGGGCATCCGACGCGGAGGCCAAGGCGAGCgccggccagcagcagcagcagcagcggcccgACCCCGGCGCGTCCACGGGGGGCAGCCCCGGCCTGGGCGTCCCCTCCAACCTCTTCCTCAGCCAGGACCCCGCGAGCGGCCGGCCTGGGGGCCCCGCGGCGTGCGGCCTGCCCAAGGCCAAGCCTCGCGAATGGGAGCGCAGCGTCggggtcagcagcagcagcagcagcagcagcagcagcagcagcctggtcAGCCAGAACCTCTTCATCTCCGCCGCCACCGGCGGAGTGGGCAGCATCCTGGCGGGCAAGATGGGCGCGTCCGGAGTCGGCGCGGCgtccggaggaggaggagtcggTGTGGGCGTGGTCGGCCCCGGGGCCCAGTACGGCGCCCAGTTCCCCCTGGGCGGCGCCTCGGTGCTGCAGTCGCTGTTCGGCAGCCAGGCGGCCATGCCCCCGGTCAGCGTGGCCCCGCGCCTGGTCAACGGCCACAGCAGCTTCCCCAGCGCCGGCCTGACGGGAGGAGCGGCCGGAG GTATCTTTCACCACACGCTGCCAGCTTCAAGCTCCGCTGCTCCGTTTGGCTCCGTAGGCCTGGGCTCCCTGCTgagcctgtcctcctcctcctcctccacctcctcctcctcctcctccatctcctcctcccagccccggcagcagcagcagcagcaggactcCTCCCAGGCCAAAGGAGGAGGCGGCTCCGGCCCAGGCCTGGCCCTCCTCGCGCTGGCCCCCACCTCGGTCTCGGCCCCACAGCCACTACCCAGCCGGACGCAGTCGGTGCTCCAGACGCCCCAGGCCCTGGCGCTCTCCctgcccccacctccccccctgcTCAACGTCTCCTCCTCAACCGCCGCCACAGCACTGCTGCTACAgcagcatcaccaccaccaccacaggaTGCATGCGTCCTCTgctccctgtgtctctctctcctcctcctcctcctcctcctcttcctcttcctctgcgtTAGTgtctgccgccgccgctgctgctgctgccaatgCTTCTGCCgctctgtcctcctctgtcatgtcctcttcctcttcctcacgcTCCACCTTCACCATGCACTACCCCCCGCACCTGGCCCCCCTGCCTCCAGCGTCGGGCTCGGGCAGCTCCTGGAGGACCGTGGGGCTGCAGGCTCAGGCCTCGGCCAGCCGGCCCAGATAG